The following nucleotide sequence is from Methanobacterium petrolearium.
AGACCACCCATAACCACCACCACTTCCGGGTTTTGAGGATCAGCTTTTTGATCTACAACACTAAAACCAATGTTTGGTTGTTCTTTTATCATTTTTGCCTGATCTATGTCAGATTTAGGCACGTATATCATTTCTAAATCTTTATCCCGAATGGAATATGCGAGTAATTCTATAAATGGTGTGCATACCGCTACTGATCCTGTAAAAACTACAGTTGAACCATTTTCAATTTCTTTCACATTTTCTCTGAAGGCCCCTGTGAAACCTACAATACCACTTTTCTTTTCCATTTTCCATCACCTTTAACCACAATTTCAGATTAATGCTATCTAATTATATTTGATAACTTTGATAACATAAAGAATTTCATAAGATGGGGTGACAATTTTTTCAACAAAAGAACAAATTTTAAGGATAATGATTAACTTTTCAATGTGATTAGAGTTATCTCACACCGGGACCCAAGTCGCATGGGAGGCCCCCATGTACCAGTACCTTGAGATACGTAAAGTTTTGTTCCTTTATA
It contains:
- a CDS encoding DUF2124 family protein, with translation MEKKSGIVGFTGAFRENVKEIENGSTVVFTGSVAVCTPFIELLAYSIRDKDLEMIYVPKSDIDQAKMIKEQPNIGFSVVDQKADPQNPEVVVVMGGLAMPKFGCAPEDVVNMLDAISGDEKPKVIGVCFMDIFKRVGWTKKIPFDVVIDTTLETVVTE